In Paenibacillus sp. J23TS9, a single genomic region encodes these proteins:
- a CDS encoding M57 family metalloprotease, translating to MKPYHWNKASGSTLTVAVKYNTSITTYQSTFDTAVSDWNSRQSKIKYNLSSVNVGSLNWVGTESIADQSLYGDTDVYNSNGIITSFQAKINIGNSEVVNKSNTRRSAAVHELGHSFGLDHTYPPVLSVMNSSRDRETIYTPQTDDINGINASYPF from the coding sequence TTGAAGCCTTATCACTGGAACAAGGCTTCAGGGAGTACACTTACTGTAGCGGTGAAGTATAATACATCAATCACAACTTACCAATCAACATTTGATACAGCCGTCTCGGATTGGAATTCTCGGCAAAGCAAGATTAAATATAACCTATCATCTGTTAATGTCGGTTCTTTGAATTGGGTAGGGACTGAAAGCATCGCGGATCAATCACTTTATGGTGATACGGATGTTTACAACTCAAATGGTATTATTACTTCCTTTCAAGCCAAAATTAATATTGGAAATTCAGAAGTTGTAAATAAGTCCAATACGAGAAGGAGTGCAGCTGTACACGAATTAGGACATTCATTTGGACTTGATCATACTTATCCTCCTGTTCTTAGTGTTATGAATTCCTCAAGAGACAGGGAAACAATCTATACACCTCAAACAGATGACATAAATGGTATTAATGCAAGCTACCCATTTTAA
- a CDS encoding Rrf2 family transcriptional regulator encodes MHMKTGVEQSAYAILLLNMLPEKAVLPGEAISQQLGVSATYFQKLLRKLVSADLITSVPGIKGGFKLKKRIEDIRIYDVYLAIEGQQTLYSSSGILNDMLELCEEDRCCLLSELMQEAEEAWKSVLKRETVAYLAEEMKADRFTHKLETLQAWVQDKMVV; translated from the coding sequence ATGCACATGAAAACGGGCGTCGAGCAATCCGCATATGCCATTCTATTACTGAACATGCTACCGGAAAAGGCCGTGCTGCCAGGTGAAGCGATTAGTCAGCAATTAGGCGTGTCAGCAACCTATTTTCAAAAATTATTAAGAAAACTGGTCAGTGCTGATCTGATTACTTCCGTACCTGGTATCAAAGGCGGTTTCAAACTAAAAAAGCGGATAGAGGATATTCGGATCTATGATGTATATCTTGCCATTGAAGGACAGCAGACGCTTTACTCTTCCAGCGGGATTTTGAATGACATGCTCGAGTTATGCGAGGAAGACCGCTGCTGCTTGTTATCCGAATTGATGCAAGAGGCGGAAGAAGCTTGGAAATCCGTCCTGAAACGGGAAACGGTCGCATATTTGGCTGAGGAAATGAAGGCGGATCGTTTTACACATAAATTAGAAACATTGCAAGCATGGGTACAAGATAAAATGGTCGTTTAA
- a CDS encoding RsiV family protein, whose translation MNNKLEQLRKDYDEVPIPEELDMIVSRSINQSLRARRNKGPKYKWFAGAGAAALIFLITINASTTVANALASIPGVDKIIKVLTLKEYVVDESNYNANIKVPSIAHLDNKELESGLNEKYMKENKALFDKFQAEIKELKKNGDGHLGVDAGYEMKTDNDSIFSIERYVVESAGSSSEELQFDTIDKKNQILITLPMLFKDNHYIQVISENIKHQMREQMKADPDKVYWVSGAVDVLPTDEFKSITNDQSFYINNEGKLVMVFNKYDVAPGYMGSVEFVIPTDAISGDLVSHKYIQ comes from the coding sequence ATGAATAATAAATTGGAACAGCTTCGAAAAGATTATGATGAAGTGCCCATTCCGGAAGAGCTGGATATGATCGTCAGCAGGTCCATAAACCAATCCCTTAGGGCAAGAAGAAATAAGGGCCCAAAATATAAATGGTTTGCCGGTGCAGGTGCGGCGGCTCTCATATTCCTCATTACTATTAATGCAAGTACGACAGTCGCCAATGCATTGGCCAGCATCCCAGGTGTAGACAAGATTATCAAAGTCCTTACGCTAAAAGAATATGTGGTGGATGAATCCAACTATAACGCAAATATTAAGGTGCCTTCCATCGCCCACTTGGATAATAAGGAATTAGAGTCAGGGCTGAATGAGAAGTACATGAAGGAAAACAAAGCATTATTTGACAAGTTCCAGGCCGAGATCAAGGAATTGAAGAAAAATGGCGATGGTCATTTAGGAGTGGATGCAGGGTATGAAATGAAAACGGATAATGACAGCATCTTTTCTATTGAACGTTATGTCGTAGAAAGCGCAGGCTCATCTTCCGAAGAGCTTCAGTTCGATACCATTGATAAAAAGAATCAAATACTCATTACGCTTCCGATGCTCTTTAAGGATAACCATTATATCCAAGTGATCAGCGAGAATATCAAACATCAAATGAGGGAGCAAATGAAAGCAGACCCCGATAAAGTCTACTGGGTATCTGGTGCAGTTGATGTGTTGCCGACGGATGAATTCAAATCCATTACTAACGATCAAAGCTTCTATATCAACAATGAAGGCAAGCTCGTCATGGTATTCAACAAGTACGATGTGGCTCCGGGTTATATGGGGTCAGTGGAATTTGTCATCCCGACCGATGCCATTTCGGGAGATCTTGTCAGCCATAAATACATTCAATAG
- a CDS encoding LysR family transcriptional regulator codes for MQIEKLEYLVEVAKTGSISKAALNLHVTISAVSQSISSLEEEWGITILKRSRTGAVPTAEGAVIIKKAIELLQKYGELKEAAQGYSSTVQGRLRLATIPGPIFLLEQAVLDFKKQYPQVKIEIVEQGSQDIIDNILNDKSDLGFIILFKNRLVEHMGLDFERLLKVKMVAATSIHSPLAFQKVITPEELKQQSVVLYNDDYVKWFMDDFQKKFGDVDIAYTTNNRALISRACMNHLAVTVGLNYSFITEPLFTEDDTVILDFDLPQQSPVYLGVIQQKDHTPSPISRHFLDRLKHDISELQQML; via the coding sequence ATGCAAATTGAAAAACTCGAGTATCTTGTGGAAGTTGCGAAGACAGGTTCAATCTCTAAAGCTGCACTAAATCTGCATGTGACCATCTCTGCTGTCAGCCAATCCATCTCTAGTCTGGAAGAAGAATGGGGTATAACGATTCTTAAACGCTCAAGAACAGGCGCCGTTCCCACTGCCGAAGGAGCTGTGATTATTAAGAAGGCCATTGAGCTGCTCCAAAAGTACGGAGAGCTAAAGGAAGCCGCACAAGGTTATTCCAGTACAGTGCAAGGCCGTCTGAGATTAGCCACGATCCCTGGACCCATATTTTTGCTCGAACAAGCCGTACTCGATTTCAAGAAACAATATCCGCAAGTCAAAATCGAGATCGTCGAACAGGGTTCACAGGATATCATTGATAATATTTTGAACGACAAGAGTGATTTGGGGTTTATTATTCTTTTCAAGAACCGGCTGGTTGAGCATATGGGTCTCGACTTTGAAAGATTGCTTAAGGTAAAAATGGTTGCGGCAACGAGCATTCACTCCCCTTTGGCATTTCAAAAAGTCATTACGCCGGAGGAACTTAAACAGCAATCGGTTGTCCTGTATAATGATGATTACGTGAAATGGTTTATGGACGACTTCCAGAAGAAATTCGGAGATGTAGATATCGCTTATACAACCAATAACCGGGCATTAATCAGCAGAGCTTGCATGAATCATCTGGCAGTCACCGTGGGTCTGAATTATTCATTTATTACCGAGCCCCTCTTTACCGAAGATGACACGGTGATTCTTGATTTCGATCTTCCCCAGCAAAGCCCTGTGTATCTGGGAGTCATTCAACAGAAGGATCATACTCCTTCCCCAATCTCCCGTCATTTTCTGGATCGTTTAAAGCATGATATATCCGAATTGCAACAAATGTTGTAA
- a CDS encoding arylamine N-acetyltransferase: MNNQISEVPTRTAAYLQRIGYDGKVEPTASVLASLQEHHIHHVPYENLDILNGVPLSLAIEDLYDKIVVRQRGGYCFELNALFGWLLQELGFEVTHYFARFWRDEPNPPPMRRHHILRVEADGNSYLCDVGVGGIVPVQPLQLTAGIDQQLGEECYRLETDPIFGWMLNEPKHGAWSRIYSFTEEPQLLQDYEMASYWCEYAPESIFKKSAMMFIRTPEGRNTLAGDEFRIFTSTGVDTFVPKNPEEYQQALHTYFGIPVA, from the coding sequence ATGAACAATCAGATATCCGAAGTCCCGACACGGACGGCCGCTTACCTTCAACGGATCGGGTACGATGGAAAGGTTGAACCGACAGCGTCCGTACTCGCAAGCCTTCAGGAGCATCATATTCACCATGTACCCTATGAAAATCTGGACATTTTAAATGGTGTACCGCTGTCGCTGGCGATTGAAGACTTGTATGATAAAATCGTTGTGCGACAGCGCGGTGGCTACTGCTTCGAGTTGAATGCACTATTCGGCTGGCTGCTCCAAGAGCTCGGTTTTGAGGTTACCCACTATTTCGCAAGATTTTGGCGCGATGAGCCGAACCCGCCGCCGATGCGTAGGCATCATATTTTACGGGTAGAAGCGGATGGAAATTCTTATCTCTGTGATGTTGGAGTAGGAGGGATTGTTCCTGTTCAACCTCTTCAGCTGACAGCGGGAATAGATCAGCAGCTTGGCGAAGAGTGCTATCGCCTGGAAACTGACCCGATTTTTGGGTGGATGCTTAATGAGCCCAAACATGGTGCTTGGAGCCGGATCTATTCTTTTACCGAGGAACCTCAGCTGCTCCAGGATTATGAGATGGCTTCTTATTGGTGCGAGTATGCGCCGGAATCGATATTTAAGAAGTCAGCCATGATGTTCATCCGCACTCCTGAAGGAAGGAATACCTTGGCGGGAGACGAATTCAGAATTTTCACTTCCACCGGAGTAGATACCTTTGTTCCGAAGAACCCTGAGGAATATCAGCAGGCGCTGCATACATATTTTGGGATTCCCGTTGCCTAA
- a CDS encoding RNA polymerase sigma factor, which yields MLNRKTEKLLTRCITEHKENVYRLAFSYVKNKEDALDIVQESIYKAMTNIEVLKNPDAVKSWFYRIVVNTALDFLRRNKKVHTMDHEMIETYTPGAEDVYTDIDLKKTLDDLPEKYRSVIILRYFEDLKIDEVAAVLGENVNTIKTRLYQALQLLRVKMNDEPLKEIK from the coding sequence ATGTTGAATAGGAAAACCGAAAAATTGCTGACACGCTGCATCACCGAGCATAAAGAAAATGTCTACCGGCTCGCATTCAGCTACGTGAAAAATAAAGAGGACGCACTGGACATCGTGCAGGAATCGATTTATAAAGCCATGACGAATATTGAAGTGTTGAAGAATCCCGATGCCGTCAAGAGCTGGTTTTACCGGATCGTCGTAAATACGGCACTGGATTTTCTCCGCAGGAACAAGAAGGTTCACACGATGGACCATGAAATGATTGAAACCTATACACCTGGCGCAGAGGATGTGTACACGGACATTGATTTAAAAAAAACGCTTGATGATCTACCGGAGAAATACCGGAGTGTGATTATTCTCAGGTATTTTGAAGACCTGAAAATCGATGAAGTGGCAGCTGTACTGGGAGAGAACGTGAATACGATAAAAACAAGGCTGTATCAGGCGCTTCAGCTATTGCGAGTGAAAATGAACGATGAGCCCTTAAAGGAGATCAAGTAA
- a CDS encoding DUF896 domain-containing protein yields MIPSLARINELAKKERETGLSNAERVEQQVLREDYLREIRGQVLSSFSGLKVVDPMGNDVTPEKIRIKQNEEARKLLH; encoded by the coding sequence ATGATTCCAAGCTTGGCACGAATTAATGAATTGGCTAAAAAAGAGCGTGAAACAGGTTTGAGCAATGCAGAACGCGTGGAACAGCAGGTCCTGCGGGAGGACTATTTGCGTGAAATCCGCGGGCAGGTGCTGAGTTCCTTCTCCGGACTTAAGGTGGTTGATCCAATGGGAAATGACGTGACACCTGAAAAAATCCGTATCAAACAGAATGAAGAAGCTCGAAAGCTCCTTCACTAA
- a CDS encoding acyltransferase family protein, whose amino-acid sequence MKDNMKLIGNQTMLRRSPVQMIGGKRYMPGLDGLRAISVLAVIAYHLNLKWAQGGLLGVGIFFVISGYLITDQIIHEWKTYQRLSLLNFWIRRARRLLPAMLCMLLFVAVWLFLVDPSRLPALKGAFLSSLFYVNNWWLIFHKVSYFESFGPASPIGHLWSLSIEEQFYVIWPLILVFGIKITHRRGKLFFLILVCAAASALAMAMIYVPGTDPSRVYYGTDTRAFALLVGAALAVVWPSQKLSGSISSGARSVLDIVGGLGMVVLVVLIYQTNEYDDSLYPGGLLLISFITVVVIAVLAHPASLLGRLMGLRPLRWLGVRSYSLYIWHYPVIILTNPGVNTEGPDVLLIIFQLALSLVLAALSYRFVEEPMRRGGYRVKWSHRDSSHRGIRPVILTAVLPAILITIVCSIYFAKTEPAAQVAKAAGLQHVQNDHKEIKPGDDAVSPIPPLDDELTRSGHNKPLSMEIQSGKGITAIGDSVILDAAPFLEKMLPGIVVDGKVGRQMLQAQDVIDRLKTQDRLGDRIIIELGTNGAFNTKQLRNMLQSLHDAQQIILVNTRVPRKWQDTVNKDITEVSNDFGNTTVVDWYSASEGKDDYFYRDGVHLKREGAEYYASILAKAVKGKKQ is encoded by the coding sequence ATGAAAGACAACATGAAGCTGATAGGAAATCAAACCATGCTGCGCCGGTCGCCGGTACAAATGATAGGTGGCAAACGTTACATGCCAGGTCTTGATGGCTTAAGAGCTATATCGGTACTCGCCGTTATCGCTTATCATCTGAATTTGAAATGGGCACAGGGAGGGCTGCTGGGCGTTGGGATCTTTTTTGTTATCTCCGGCTATCTCATTACAGATCAAATCATTCATGAATGGAAGACATATCAGAGGCTGAGTCTTTTGAACTTCTGGATCCGAAGAGCCCGCAGGCTGCTGCCGGCGATGTTATGCATGCTGCTGTTTGTGGCTGTATGGCTCTTCCTTGTGGATCCGTCAAGATTGCCCGCGTTGAAGGGGGCATTTCTGTCATCCCTGTTCTATGTCAATAACTGGTGGCTGATTTTCCATAAGGTATCGTACTTTGAGAGCTTTGGACCCGCTTCCCCGATCGGTCATCTCTGGTCGCTATCGATTGAGGAGCAATTTTACGTCATATGGCCGCTGATTCTGGTATTTGGGATAAAAATCACACATCGGCGCGGTAAACTTTTTTTTCTGATTCTTGTATGTGCTGCTGCTTCGGCCTTAGCCATGGCTATGATTTACGTACCGGGAACGGATCCGAGCAGAGTATATTACGGAACCGATACACGTGCTTTTGCGCTCTTGGTCGGTGCAGCATTAGCTGTAGTATGGCCGAGTCAGAAGCTGAGCGGGAGCATCTCCAGTGGAGCTCGCAGTGTACTGGACATCGTCGGCGGCCTGGGAATGGTCGTTCTCGTGGTATTGATCTATCAGACCAACGAATACGATGATTCGCTCTACCCTGGTGGGTTACTGTTAATTTCATTCATCACTGTGGTAGTGATTGCCGTACTTGCACATCCGGCCAGTCTGCTAGGAAGACTTATGGGCTTGAGGCCTTTACGCTGGCTGGGAGTTCGGTCTTACAGCTTATACATTTGGCATTACCCCGTCATTATTCTAACAAATCCGGGTGTGAATACAGAGGGACCGGATGTGCTCCTGATCATTTTTCAGCTGGCGCTCAGCCTTGTTCTCGCCGCTTTGTCCTATAGATTTGTAGAGGAACCAATGCGAAGAGGGGGATATAGGGTGAAATGGAGTCATCGAGATTCTTCACACCGCGGCATCCGGCCCGTTATCTTGACAGCTGTTTTGCCCGCAATCCTGATTACGATCGTTTGCAGCATCTACTTCGCAAAGACTGAACCTGCTGCCCAAGTGGCCAAAGCGGCCGGCTTACAGCATGTACAGAACGATCACAAAGAGATAAAGCCCGGCGATGATGCAGTCTCACCTATACCACCTTTAGATGACGAGTTAACTCGTTCAGGACATAATAAACCCTTGTCCATGGAGATCCAATCAGGAAAGGGCATAACAGCGATTGGTGATTCCGTCATTTTGGATGCAGCACCTTTTCTGGAAAAGATGCTTCCGGGTATTGTTGTTGATGGCAAGGTCGGCCGTCAGATGCTGCAGGCGCAGGATGTTATCGATCGGCTTAAAACCCAAGATAGACTAGGTGATCGGATTATAATTGAGCTGGGAACCAATGGAGCTTTTAATACCAAGCAATTACGGAATATGCTGCAATCCCTTCACGATGCCCAACAGATCATTTTGGTCAATACACGCGTTCCGAGGAAATGGCAGGATACCGTTAACAAGGATATTACAGAAGTTTCTAATGATTTCGGCAATACGACGGTAGTAGACTGGTATTCAGCTAGTGAAGGGAAGGACGACTATTTCTACCGCGATGGCGTACATTTGAAACGTGAAGGTGCCGAGTATTACGCCTCGATTCTCGCGAAGGCTGTGAAGGGGAAGAAGCAGTAA
- a CDS encoding sugar phosphate isomerase/epimerase has protein sequence MPLLSLTTWSLHRNLGPLRWTFWDEEKRVHGTHIDDQPETISLLELPSILHDNGFQAMEICHFHFPDTSGEYLARLKSNIERSGMRFYTLLADYGDITNPDEQRREADMNWLKKWIDIASTAGAERIRIIAGDAEATDEEAVRLAAAQLQRLIDYASDKKVRIITENFHDLTSTSANCTSLLDACGTELGLTTDFGNFSGPEKLSELDATIPRSESIHAKAITDEQGSLDAEEFRSCMERVRNSGYEGPITLVYDGPGDMWEGISRVRALVEPYL, from the coding sequence ATGCCATTATTATCATTAACAACCTGGAGCTTGCACCGGAATTTGGGTCCGCTTCGCTGGACCTTTTGGGATGAAGAGAAGCGAGTACATGGCACGCATATTGATGATCAACCGGAGACGATATCCTTGCTCGAGTTGCCCAGTATATTGCATGACAACGGATTTCAAGCCATGGAGATATGCCATTTTCATTTTCCGGATACCAGCGGTGAGTATTTAGCAAGACTGAAAAGTAACATTGAACGTTCGGGAATGCGATTTTATACATTGTTGGCCGATTACGGTGATATTACGAACCCGGATGAACAACGCAGAGAAGCGGATATGAATTGGCTGAAAAAATGGATCGACATCGCATCCACAGCAGGAGCGGAACGTATTCGGATTATCGCTGGAGACGCTGAAGCAACAGATGAGGAAGCTGTTCGTTTGGCAGCAGCACAATTACAGCGGCTGATCGATTATGCATCGGATAAGAAGGTAAGAATCATTACCGAAAACTTTCATGATCTGACTTCAACGTCTGCAAACTGCACTTCATTGTTGGATGCATGCGGCACGGAGCTCGGACTAACGACAGACTTTGGTAATTTTTCCGGCCCAGAGAAGCTTTCCGAGTTGGATGCCACAATCCCCCGCAGCGAATCTATTCATGCCAAAGCGATAACGGATGAACAGGGCTCTCTGGATGCAGAAGAATTCCGGAGCTGCATGGAACGGGTCAGAAACAGCGGTTATGAAGGTCCTATTACATTAGTTTATGATGGACCGGGCGACATGTGGGAAGGCATTAGCCGGGTGAGAGCTTTAGTTGAGCCTTATTTATAA
- a CDS encoding SDR family NAD(P)-dependent oxidoreductase — protein MKFENKVAIVTGGASGIGESSVRLFAAEGAKVVIADFSDRGQAVSDELNKEGFETLFVKTDVTKEQDVISMVEQTVAKYGKLDILFANAGIAQDGPADQLAFDSWQRTIDINLTGVFLCDKYAIKQMLAQGNGGAIVNCGSIHSHVGKAGVTAYASAKGGVKLLTQTLGTDYAAKGIRINAVCPGYIDTPLIKGRTEAITQHLVGLHPMGRLGKPEEVAKAVLFLASDDASFVTGTSLLVDGGYTAV, from the coding sequence ATGAAATTTGAAAATAAAGTAGCAATTGTCACCGGCGGAGCCAGCGGAATCGGGGAATCCTCCGTTAGACTTTTTGCAGCTGAAGGCGCAAAAGTGGTCATTGCCGACTTTTCGGATCGTGGACAAGCGGTATCCGATGAACTGAATAAAGAAGGTTTTGAAACACTCTTTGTAAAAACAGACGTGACGAAGGAACAGGATGTTATCAGCATGGTTGAGCAAACCGTAGCGAAATACGGCAAGCTGGATATTTTGTTTGCCAACGCGGGTATCGCTCAGGACGGACCGGCCGATCAGTTGGCATTCGACAGCTGGCAGCGGACGATTGACATTAATCTAACGGGTGTGTTCCTTTGCGATAAATATGCGATCAAGCAAATGCTTGCACAGGGTAATGGCGGCGCGATCGTTAACTGCGGTTCCATTCACAGCCATGTCGGCAAAGCAGGCGTGACCGCATATGCATCTGCCAAAGGCGGCGTCAAGCTGCTCACCCAAACATTAGGGACGGATTACGCGGCAAAGGGTATCCGTATTAATGCGGTCTGCCCTGGATATATCGACACGCCGCTGATTAAAGGCAGAACCGAAGCCATTACGCAGCACTTGGTTGGACTTCATCCGATGGGACGTCTGGGTAAACCTGAAGAAGTAGCCAAGGCCGTCTTGTTCCTGGCGAGCGATGACGCTTCATTCGTTACAGGTACCAGCCTGCTGGTGGATGGCGGATATACCGCGGTATAA
- a CDS encoding DUF3298 domain-containing protein, with translation MKKKTVNLIKMSAVGCAAMMGVSAASLPVNAMASIQAPAVVAASVQASAPTAAAVKVIEKVLTTTSTNLITHIQVPQLTGMMDTHYQAELNDIILSHAEKDLAAWEKEAGEAALKAKAEHLEFHPYDLYITYNLKSDGTGNPAGVVSLEVITEGSRGGTSMPRIDTYNVENKVTAERVTLSGILGENYKEKLDADILAQIKKDPDKYFIEDYKGTSVEQTFYLEKGELIIVFPKYSIAPGYVGSPEFHFGLKDHSTAVTRPAETKLEAAVKLDLKKVANYKNKHGVTMVSLRDVAHQLGYELKWNPNAKSAEVKKEAQWTSVSIGEGFVFLYENDSESFGGCTIPSR, from the coding sequence ATGAAAAAGAAAACGGTAAATCTGATTAAAATGAGTGCGGTGGGATGTGCAGCAATGATGGGCGTGAGCGCTGCCAGCTTGCCAGTGAATGCGATGGCTTCTATACAAGCACCGGCGGTTGTAGCAGCGAGTGTGCAAGCTTCGGCTCCAACGGCTGCAGCGGTTAAAGTTATCGAAAAGGTACTAACTACAACAAGCACAAATTTAATCACACACATCCAGGTGCCTCAACTGACCGGCATGATGGATACACATTATCAGGCAGAGCTGAATGACATTATCCTCTCACATGCTGAGAAGGACCTCGCTGCGTGGGAGAAAGAGGCTGGGGAGGCCGCGTTAAAAGCCAAGGCCGAGCATCTGGAATTCCATCCGTACGATCTCTACATTACCTACAATCTGAAGTCAGACGGAACAGGCAATCCGGCTGGCGTTGTTTCCTTAGAGGTTATTACTGAGGGTTCAAGAGGTGGAACCAGTATGCCAAGGATCGATACTTACAATGTGGAAAATAAAGTGACCGCAGAGCGCGTAACACTCTCTGGTATACTGGGAGAGAATTATAAGGAAAAGCTCGATGCTGACATTCTTGCGCAGATCAAAAAAGATCCCGATAAATACTTCATTGAAGATTATAAGGGAACCTCTGTGGAGCAGACCTTCTACCTTGAAAAAGGCGAGTTGATCATAGTTTTTCCTAAATACAGCATCGCTCCGGGTTACGTAGGTTCGCCGGAATTCCATTTCGGCCTGAAGGATCATTCGACAGCGGTAACTAGACCCGCAGAAACGAAGCTTGAAGCGGCTGTAAAACTTGATTTGAAGAAAGTAGCCAATTACAAGAACAAGCATGGAGTTACGATGGTATCTTTACGCGATGTGGCTCATCAATTAGGTTATGAATTGAAGTGGAACCCAAACGCCAAATCAGCGGAGGTCAAAAAAGAGGCGCAGTGGACGAGTGTGTCCATTGGGGAAGGATTTGTATTTCTTTACGAAAATGACTCCGAAAGCTTTGGGGGCTGCACCATCCCTTCAAGATAA
- a CDS encoding LLM class flavin-dependent oxidoreductase, whose translation MANVNTRKQLNDIKYSVLDLAPITVGSTPGQAFKHTLDLAQHVEKWGYHRFWLAEHHNMPGIGSSATSVVIGYVAGGTSKIRVGSGGIMLPNHAPLVIAEQFGTLEAMYPGRIDLGLGRAPGSDQLTAMAMRRDVRANGQEFPEQLEQLRSYLDPDSKFNRVRAIPGEGQEIPIWLLGSSGFSSALAAKLGLPFSFASHFSPEYTVPALTQYRDSFQPSSVLDKPHAMVGVNVFAADTTEEAEYLATSHQQQFLSLIRNTPGQLPAPVKTMEGLWSEQEKMIIMKQLKTSIIGNPDEVKRQLQAFLDETQTDEMIINSSIYDHEARLRSYEIVAEITGMNL comes from the coding sequence ATGGCAAATGTAAATACGCGTAAACAGCTGAATGATATCAAGTACTCGGTCCTGGATCTAGCTCCCATTACGGTGGGAAGCACGCCAGGACAAGCCTTTAAACATACACTTGATCTGGCACAACATGTTGAGAAGTGGGGTTATCACCGCTTCTGGCTTGCGGAACATCATAATATGCCGGGGATCGGGAGCTCTGCCACATCGGTCGTGATCGGATATGTTGCAGGCGGAACAAGCAAGATACGGGTTGGATCCGGCGGCATCATGCTGCCTAACCATGCACCGCTAGTCATCGCTGAACAGTTCGGCACGCTTGAAGCGATGTATCCGGGCCGGATCGACCTCGGTCTCGGCCGGGCACCCGGAAGCGATCAATTGACAGCCATGGCTATGCGTCGTGATGTTCGGGCCAATGGTCAAGAGTTCCCCGAACAACTGGAACAGCTGAGATCCTATCTGGATCCAGACTCGAAGTTTAACCGCGTTCGCGCTATACCGGGTGAAGGGCAAGAGATTCCCATCTGGCTGCTAGGATCAAGCGGCTTCAGTTCTGCACTTGCAGCGAAATTAGGACTCCCATTCTCCTTTGCGAGTCATTTTTCGCCTGAATATACGGTTCCTGCATTGACACAATACCGCGATAGCTTCCAGCCGTCTAGCGTATTGGATAAGCCGCATGCCATGGTTGGCGTCAATGTGTTTGCCGCGGATACGACAGAAGAGGCAGAGTATCTTGCTACCTCCCATCAACAGCAGTTTCTAAGCTTGATCCGGAATACGCCGGGACAACTGCCCGCACCTGTCAAGACGATGGAAGGTTTATGGTCTGAACAGGAAAAAATGATCATTATGAAGCAACTAAAAACATCGATTATCGGTAATCCGGATGAGGTTAAACGTCAACTGCAAGCCTTCCTGGATGAAACCCAAACGGATGAAATGATAATTAACTCTTCGATTTATGATCATGAAGCCCGACTGCGTTCTTATGAGATCGTAGCGGAGATTACAGGAATGAACCTTTAA
- a CDS encoding SDR family NAD(P)-dependent oxidoreductase, with translation MRLEGKVALITGAGAGIGKTTALRFAQEGAKVIVTDINLDSVNNTLSEIQQAGGSGTAFKHDVSNEDNWKSIVEESVQQFGAIDILFNNAGIYFIKPIADIGLDEWNRMLSINVTGVFLGMKHVLPVMAKHNGGSVINASSIAGLTGASGHVAYGATKGAVRIMTKDAAIEYASANVRVNSIHPAYINTAMGDYATQVNKMSAAELGKRMAPMGRFGTVEEVSNLVVFLASDESSYSTGSEFIIDGGATAI, from the coding sequence ATGAGATTGGAAGGTAAGGTTGCGTTAATCACTGGAGCAGGTGCAGGTATCGGAAAAACGACAGCTTTGCGTTTTGCTCAAGAAGGTGCCAAGGTCATCGTTACAGATATTAATCTGGACAGCGTTAACAATACCCTTTCAGAGATTCAGCAAGCCGGAGGTTCGGGCACGGCATTCAAACATGATGTCAGTAATGAAGACAACTGGAAGAGCATCGTTGAAGAGTCTGTACAACAATTTGGTGCTATAGATATTTTGTTCAACAATGCAGGCATTTATTTTATTAAGCCGATTGCCGACATTGGGCTTGATGAATGGAATCGTATGCTTTCCATTAATGTGACCGGTGTCTTCCTGGGCATGAAGCATGTGCTGCCGGTTATGGCCAAACATAACGGAGGTTCGGTGATTAACGCTTCCTCAATTGCCGGATTGACAGGAGCTTCTGGCCACGTAGCTTACGGTGCTACCAAAGGTGCGGTAAGAATTATGACCAAGGATGCAGCAATTGAGTATGCTTCAGCCAATGTACGTGTAAACTCGATTCATCCGGCTTACATCAACACGGCGATGGGAGATTATGCGACACAGGTGAATAAGATGTCAGCAGCAGAGCTTGGCAAACGCATGGCACCAATGGGACGCTTCGGTACGGTGGAGGAAGTCTCCAATCTGGTCGTATTCCTGGCTTCAGATGAATCTTCATATTCAACAGGTTCCGAATTTATTATTGATGGCGGTGCCACAGCGATTTAA